A window of Psychroflexus sp. ALD_RP9 contains these coding sequences:
- a CDS encoding c-type cytochrome produces MRKVTLSQEFFKYLMLFVLVVSFSSTYAQEDATSGEAKEASAEQSEESAVPGGDPAKGKELFNSLCAACHKPYSDAVGPALHGVTERREMDWLYEWIKNSQALIKSGDQQAVALYEEWNKVAMNAFPQLSNQDIDDILSYVEQPKPEPKVAVTADATTDEAKSGGGISNEIVLGILAFVLLMLSVILILVNKTLNRFAQANGIEVEDNKPKGKPIWVAFAENQFLVLSTVIVMLLVVAWYGYGGLMSVGIDQGYEPIQPIHYSHRIHAGENQIECKYCHSSARVSKHSGIPSLNVCMNCHKQIAEVAPETQAKGEQEFNVDYNAEIQKLYEATGWDPQTQSYSGESKPVKWVRIHNLPDFAYFNHSQHVTVGQIECQTCHGPVEEMEIMYQDAPLTMGWCINCHRETNVKMEGNAYYEKIHEELAKKYGVEKVTAAQMGGIECGKCHY; encoded by the coding sequence ATGAGAAAGGTGACTTTAAGCCAAGAATTTTTTAAGTATTTAATGCTGTTTGTTCTTGTGGTTTCATTTTCAAGCACATATGCTCAGGAAGATGCCACTTCAGGAGAAGCGAAAGAAGCTTCAGCAGAACAATCTGAAGAATCAGCAGTACCTGGTGGCGATCCAGCGAAAGGAAAAGAATTATTCAATTCACTTTGTGCAGCATGTCATAAGCCATATTCAGACGCAGTTGGACCTGCGCTTCATGGCGTAACCGAGCGTCGTGAAATGGATTGGTTGTACGAGTGGATTAAAAATAGTCAGGCTTTAATTAAGTCTGGCGACCAGCAAGCTGTTGCTTTATATGAAGAATGGAATAAAGTAGCTATGAATGCTTTCCCTCAATTAAGCAATCAAGATATCGATGATATTTTGTCATACGTTGAACAGCCAAAACCGGAACCTAAAGTAGCGGTTACGGCTGATGCAACAACTGATGAGGCAAAATCAGGCGGTGGTATTTCAAATGAAATTGTTCTAGGTATTCTAGCGTTTGTATTACTAATGCTTAGCGTTATTTTAATTTTGGTTAACAAGACACTAAACCGCTTTGCACAAGCTAATGGAATTGAGGTTGAAGACAATAAGCCTAAAGGAAAACCAATTTGGGTGGCATTTGCGGAAAACCAATTTTTAGTGCTTTCTACAGTCATTGTTATGTTGCTTGTTGTGGCGTGGTATGGTTATGGTGGATTGATGTCAGTTGGTATCGATCAAGGCTATGAACCAATTCAGCCTATTCATTATTCTCACAGAATTCATGCTGGCGAAAATCAAATTGAATGTAAATATTGTCACTCATCAGCTAGAGTTTCAAAGCACTCAGGTATTCCTTCTCTTAACGTTTGTATGAATTGTCACAAACAAATTGCAGAGGTTGCTCCAGAGACTCAAGCAAAAGGAGAGCAAGAATTTAATGTTGACTACAATGCAGAAATTCAAAAGTTATACGAAGCAACAGGTTGGGATCCACAAACACAATCATATTCTGGGGAGTCGAAACCAGTTAAATGGGTAAGAATTCATAACCTTCCAGATTTCGCTTACTTTAACCACTCTCAGCACGTAACAGTTGGTCAAATCGAGTGTCAGACTTGTCATGGTCCTGTTGAGGAAATGGAGATTATGTATCAAGATGCACCACTAACAATGGGCTGGTGTATTAACTGCCACAGAGAAACAAATGTAAAAATGGAAGGCAATGCTTATTATGAAAAAATTCATGAAGAGCTAGCTAAAAAATATGGCGTTGAGAAAGTAACCGCTGCTCAAATGGGCGGTATTGAATGTGGCAAGTGCCATTACTAA
- a CDS encoding SPOR domain-containing protein — MKLKLLIIVLIGFNFSFSQHKIEGEKLKLTEELLSLKTSLVKNYQLKSTYRIQLFSGSLDAAQAKETEYQESGLNYTSFIYYEAPNYKLWVGNFKTKLDADRAYLEIKSFFPNALVFRPGR, encoded by the coding sequence ATGAAATTGAAGTTGCTTATAATTGTATTAATAGGGTTTAATTTTAGTTTTTCTCAGCATAAAATTGAAGGTGAGAAATTGAAGCTTACTGAAGAATTACTGAGTTTAAAAACTAGTTTAGTCAAAAATTACCAATTGAAGTCTACCTACAGAATACAGCTTTTTTCAGGTTCTCTTGATGCCGCTCAAGCTAAGGAAACAGAGTACCAAGAATCTGGTTTAAATTATACCAGTTTCATTTATTATGAAGCTCCTAATTATAAACTTTGGGTTGGTAATTTTAAAACTAAATTAGATGCCGATCGTGCTTATCTTGAAATTAAATCTTTCTTTCCAAACGCTCTTGTTTTTAGGCCAGGTCGTTAA
- a CDS encoding arsenosugar biosynthesis-associated peroxidase-like protein, protein MNNPYYDPKDLKKFSAITDFQKELGDKFFEYYTSVFEEGNLTAREKSLIALAVAHTEQCPYCIDAYTQDGLQRGVTREEMMEAVHVGAAIKSGAALVHSTMMMKKVNKLDG, encoded by the coding sequence ATGAATAATCCTTATTATGACCCAAAAGATTTAAAAAAGTTTAGTGCAATTACAGATTTTCAAAAGGAGCTTGGTGATAAATTTTTCGAATATTATACCAGTGTTTTTGAAGAAGGTAATTTAACAGCCCGAGAAAAATCACTTATTGCCTTAGCAGTTGCTCATACTGAACAATGCCCATATTGTATTGATGCTTATACACAAGATGGTTTACAACGCGGTGTAACTCGCGAAGAAATGATGGAAGCCGTTCATGTTGGTGCTGCTATAAAAAGTGGTGCTGCTTTAGTGCATAGTACCATGATGATGAAAAAAGTTAATAAGTTAGACGGTTAA
- the arsS gene encoding arsenosugar biosynthesis radical SAM (seleno)protein ArsS (Some members of this family are selenoproteins.), translating to MPKLKIKSLHQRKSLLAKAENQLKHLSNGVFKTGELPTFQAKIANSGYKNLKPKKLEILQINLGYMCNQVCSHCHVDAGPDRQEIMTKETMIECLRVIKNSGAHTLDLTGGAPEMNPNFRWFVEEAAKVGIKDFIVRSNLTIIRANKKYYDLPEFFKKHNIHVVSSLPHWTRGKTDKQRGEGVFNKSIEALKSLNNIGYGMPGSSLRLDLVYNPSGAFMPSNQSDLERDFKQALKEDFDIHFHHLMAITNLPISRFLDFLIASDNYEDYMTTLVEAYNPLAVENVMCRNTLSVSWDGWLYDCDFNQMLCMKVDSSSNHIKNFDEAALKNRNIKISQHCYGCTAGAGSSCQGTTV from the coding sequence ATGCCAAAACTTAAAATCAAGTCTCTTCACCAACGTAAAAGTTTATTAGCTAAAGCTGAAAATCAACTCAAGCATCTTTCTAATGGAGTTTTTAAAACCGGCGAATTACCCACATTTCAAGCTAAAATAGCTAATTCAGGCTATAAAAATTTGAAGCCTAAAAAACTTGAAATTCTTCAAATAAATCTTGGCTACATGTGTAATCAGGTTTGTTCGCACTGTCATGTAGATGCCGGCCCAGATCGTCAAGAAATCATGACCAAGGAAACTATGATTGAATGCTTAAGGGTGATTAAAAATAGTGGTGCACATACTTTAGATTTGACTGGCGGAGCACCCGAAATGAATCCTAATTTTAGATGGTTTGTAGAAGAAGCAGCTAAAGTTGGAATTAAAGATTTTATTGTGAGGTCTAACCTTACTATAATCCGCGCCAATAAAAAATATTATGATCTTCCTGAGTTTTTTAAGAAACATAATATTCATGTTGTATCATCATTACCACATTGGACACGCGGTAAAACTGATAAACAACGAGGCGAAGGCGTTTTTAACAAATCTATTGAGGCTTTAAAATCACTAAATAATATTGGTTACGGTATGCCAGGAAGTAGTTTAAGGCTTGACCTTGTTTACAATCCCTCAGGTGCTTTCATGCCTTCTAATCAAAGCGATTTAGAACGAGATTTTAAACAAGCTCTGAAAGAAGACTTTGATATTCATTTTCATCATTTAATGGCAATTACTAATTTACCGATTTCGCGATTTTTAGATTTTTTAATTGCCTCAGATAATTATGAAGATTACATGACTACTTTGGTTGAAGCTTACAATCCACTTGCTGTAGAAAATGTGATGTGCAGAAATACGTTATCTGTAAGTTGGGATGGCTGGTTGTACGATTGTGATTTTAACCAAATGCTATGCATGAAAGTCGATAGTTCGTCAAACCACATTAAGAACTTTGATGAAGCTGCTCTAAAAAACAGAAATATTAAAATTTCACAGCATTGTTATGGCTGTACTGCTGGTGCAGGAAGCAGCTGCCAAGGGACAACTGTATAA
- a CDS encoding rhodanese-like domain-containing protein, whose product MKRLLIVFLSGLSFSFGQNSIEDAIDKYNSNSVAYINVEMLNRELQSKENLILLDTRSKVEYDVSHLKNAVWVGYDEFDLNTVKYLSKTSEIIVYCSIGVRSEEIGEQLQQAGFLNVKNLYGGLFKWFNKGFKVYNLSGNTTKKVHPYNKFWGMFLINAEKSYH is encoded by the coding sequence ATGAAGCGATTATTAATAGTATTTTTAAGTGGTCTAAGTTTTTCTTTTGGTCAAAACAGTATTGAAGATGCTATTGATAAATACAATTCTAATAGTGTAGCGTATATAAATGTAGAAATGCTTAATCGCGAACTTCAATCGAAAGAAAATTTAATTTTACTAGACACGAGAAGCAAGGTTGAATATGATGTAAGTCACCTAAAAAATGCTGTTTGGGTTGGGTATGATGAATTCGATTTAAATACAGTAAAGTACTTGAGCAAAACTTCTGAAATTATTGTATATTGTTCTATTGGAGTGCGTTCTGAAGAAATTGGAGAGCAGTTGCAACAAGCAGGTTTCTTAAATGTAAAAAATCTTTATGGTGGTTTATTTAAATGGTTTAATAAAGGTTTTAAAGTTTACAATTTATCGGGTAATACGACTAAAAAAGTTCATCCCTACAACAAATTTTGGGGTATGTTTTTAATCAATGCAGAAAAATCTTATCATTAA
- a CDS encoding TIGR04282 family arsenosugar biosynthesis glycosyltransferase has product MHDNLLIIFTRKPELGHCKTRLAKTVGDKAALEIYKHLVQHTAKTSADVKAQKQVWYTKAIVDDDCWENSIFEKQIQPEGDLGEKMKFAFEQGFKNNYKHIVVIGSDLYDLQPEDITQAFEALKNNDAVIGPATDGGYYLLGMNALHKAVFEAKSWGTNTVFESTLRDLSTLKLKQLSPKNDVDYYEDIAGIPIFEEIIKTYQ; this is encoded by the coding sequence ATGCACGATAATTTACTAATCATATTTACACGTAAACCTGAATTAGGTCATTGCAAAACACGTTTAGCTAAAACTGTTGGAGACAAAGCAGCGCTTGAAATTTATAAACATTTGGTTCAACATACCGCAAAAACTTCAGCCGATGTTAAAGCCCAAAAACAAGTCTGGTACACTAAAGCAATTGTTGATGATGATTGTTGGGAAAATTCTATTTTCGAAAAACAAATTCAACCTGAAGGCGACTTAGGCGAAAAAATGAAGTTTGCTTTTGAGCAAGGCTTTAAAAATAACTACAAACACATTGTTGTTATAGGTTCAGATTTATATGATTTACAACCAGAAGATATAACACAAGCTTTTGAAGCGCTTAAAAATAACGATGCTGTAATTGGTCCTGCTACTGATGGCGGCTACTATTTGTTAGGAATGAATGCATTACATAAGGCTGTTTTTGAAGCTAAATCTTGGGGAACCAATACTGTTTTTGAAAGTACATTAAGAGATTTGTCAACGCTAAAATTAAAACAATTATCGCCAAAAAATGACGTTGATTATTATGAAGACATCGCTGGCATTCCTATTTTTGAAGAAATTATTAAAACCTACCAATGA
- a CDS encoding purine-nucleoside phosphorylase, translating into MSYIEQTVEFLKDKGFESPEVGIILGTGLGKLLDEVEVLAEVSYNHIPHFPTATVEFHKGKLIYGRLSGKKVVVMQGRFHLYEGYDFLDVTYPVRIMHRLGIKKLLVSNAAGAINLNFKKGEIMLIDDHINLLGGSPLAFRGVSKTGDRFVDMSCPYDLKMSKKVESIAQENNITLHKGVYASVMGPQLETRAEYRYLKIIGADAVGMSTVPEIIVANHLKLPVVAVSVLTDECDPDHLKPVDVEAIIETAAKAEPHMITLFKQLIGKLEVQD; encoded by the coding sequence ATGAGTTACATAGAGCAAACTGTAGAATTTTTGAAAGATAAAGGTTTTGAATCTCCTGAAGTTGGAATTATTCTTGGGACAGGATTAGGAAAACTTTTAGATGAAGTTGAAGTATTAGCTGAAGTAAGCTATAACCATATTCCACACTTCCCAACAGCAACAGTCGAGTTTCATAAAGGTAAGCTGATTTATGGTCGTTTAAGCGGTAAAAAAGTTGTGGTAATGCAAGGCCGTTTTCATCTATATGAAGGTTACGACTTTTTAGATGTCACTTATCCTGTGCGAATCATGCACCGACTTGGCATCAAAAAACTTTTGGTTTCTAATGCGGCAGGCGCCATCAATCTAAACTTTAAAAAAGGTGAAATCATGCTGATTGATGATCACATAAATTTACTCGGTGGTTCGCCATTAGCCTTTAGAGGTGTTTCTAAAACAGGCGATCGTTTTGTAGATATGAGTTGCCCTTACGACCTTAAAATGAGTAAAAAAGTCGAAAGCATTGCTCAAGAAAATAATATTACATTACATAAAGGTGTTTATGCTTCAGTTATGGGGCCACAACTAGAAACGCGTGCTGAATATCGCTATTTGAAGATTATTGGTGCTGATGCAGTTGGTATGAGTACAGTTCCTGAAATAATTGTGGCTAATCACTTAAAATTACCAGTTGTAGCAGTATCGGTTTTAACAGATGAGTGTGATCCAGACCATTTAAAACCTGTTGATGTTGAAGCTATTATTGAGACAGCCGCTAAAGCTGAACCTCATATGATTACTTTGTTTAAACAGTTAATAGGAAAACTTGAAGTCCAAGACTAG
- a CDS encoding acyloxyacyl hydrolase has translation MYKYLFIVFFVTYTYTFCQTKEVLIGLKQNYAELLIHKNEVSHLANYRIKGVSATLETNTTGEKAWHSYFNFPNYGLILNYQDMGSPALGEVYSLSAFYKFFFLKRQMHVTTGLGFGFTNNRFDAIKNPKNIAYGSSMLANVLFELNYRLIPDFNKRINFDFGLFFQHFSNAKIKSPNSGTNHYGLQFGVSYNLNNSSVKTNRSNRKSTTAFEPDVDKTLQFHFLIASGLNDLEILNTKPYPFFTFTALTEKKLSFVNSIQLGADLFLSYAAKEYNQFMVSAYPEEGISRYEDWKRVGLFAGHKFHLGELKLVSQLGYYIYYPIEYLDRVYTRIGLQYTMSKHIYASILLKSHYAKAESLELGIGFKL, from the coding sequence ATGTACAAGTATTTGTTTATTGTTTTTTTTGTTACTTATACATATACTTTTTGTCAAACTAAAGAAGTCTTAATAGGTTTAAAACAAAATTATGCTGAGCTTTTAATTCATAAAAACGAAGTTTCTCATTTAGCTAATTATAGAATTAAAGGCGTCTCAGCTACTTTAGAAACTAATACAACTGGAGAAAAAGCATGGCATTCATATTTTAATTTTCCAAACTATGGGCTGATTTTAAACTATCAAGACATGGGTTCTCCAGCACTTGGAGAAGTGTATAGCTTAAGTGCGTTTTATAAATTCTTTTTTTTAAAAAGACAAATGCATGTCACAACAGGCCTTGGTTTTGGGTTTACAAATAATCGCTTTGATGCTATTAAAAACCCTAAAAATATTGCCTACGGAAGCTCAATGCTTGCTAATGTTTTATTTGAACTTAACTATAGATTAATACCAGACTTCAATAAGCGAATAAATTTTGATTTTGGACTTTTTTTTCAGCACTTTTCTAATGCTAAAATTAAATCACCTAATTCAGGAACTAATCATTATGGTCTTCAATTTGGTGTATCTTATAATTTAAATAATAGCTCTGTTAAAACCAATCGTTCAAATCGAAAGTCAACTACAGCTTTTGAACCTGATGTAGATAAAACGCTCCAATTTCATTTTTTAATAGCCAGTGGCCTTAATGATCTTGAAATTTTAAATACTAAGCCTTATCCTTTTTTTACATTTACAGCTTTAACAGAAAAGAAATTGAGTTTTGTAAATTCTATTCAATTAGGTGCTGATTTGTTTTTGAGTTATGCTGCAAAAGAATACAACCAATTTATGGTTTCTGCTTACCCGGAAGAAGGTATAAGTCGCTATGAAGATTGGAAAAGAGTTGGTCTTTTTGCAGGGCATAAATTTCATTTAGGCGAATTAAAACTGGTATCACAATTAGGTTATTACATTTATTATCCAATTGAATATCTAGACAGAGTTTATACTAGAATTGGACTTCAATATACTATGAGCAAGCACATTTATGCTTCTATCTTATTAAAATCTCATTATGCAAAGGCTGAGAGTTTAGAGCTTGGTATTGGATTTAAATTATGA
- a CDS encoding GIN domain-containing protein — MKQTLIILGCLLILISCENESISQCFQSETVESKTYTISDFDTLVVGEFIEVELIQSTENKIITEAFSIRNGKFDLNQNSAKLEISLENTCISTAKAPKVPLKLYVNNLTTIYNNSAYKVFSKDTLYFDNLKLISDANQELSQFNSGNFNLLLDSHSITIISTGINQFNLSGKVGQFNLKVYSGMSAVNAKELTSESINLFYRSSNHSYLGVTNSIIGEIRSSGNIILNQIPNFIEVESFYTGEIIIDD; from the coding sequence ATGAAACAAACTTTAATAATTTTAGGCTGTCTGTTAATTTTGATTTCTTGTGAAAATGAATCGATATCGCAATGTTTTCAATCAGAGACAGTCGAATCAAAAACCTATACTATCTCAGATTTTGATACCTTAGTAGTTGGTGAATTTATAGAAGTAGAGCTTATTCAATCAACTGAAAACAAAATTATAACTGAAGCTTTTAGTATTAGAAATGGTAAATTCGACCTTAATCAAAATAGTGCTAAACTTGAAATCTCACTGGAAAACACTTGTATATCAACTGCTAAAGCGCCTAAAGTGCCACTTAAATTATACGTTAACAATTTAACGACAATCTATAATAATAGCGCATATAAAGTCTTCTCTAAAGATACCTTATATTTTGATAACCTAAAATTAATTTCAGACGCTAATCAAGAGTTGAGCCAATTTAATTCAGGAAATTTTAATTTACTTCTCGATAGTCATTCAATTACAATTATATCAACTGGAATCAACCAGTTTAACTTAAGCGGTAAAGTAGGACAATTTAATTTAAAAGTTTATAGCGGAATGAGCGCTGTAAATGCAAAAGAATTAACTTCAGAGTCAATAAACTTATTTTATAGATCAAGTAATCATTCATATTTAGGCGTTACGAATTCAATAATTGGTGAAATTCGTTCAAGCGGTAACATTATACTTAACCAAATACCTAATTTTATTGAAGTAGAAAGTTTTTATACTGGCGAAATTATAATTGATGACTAA
- the greA gene encoding transcription elongation factor GreA, whose amino-acid sequence MSKVSYYTEEGLKKLKAELDQLRDVERPKASQAIAEARDKGDLSENAEYDAAKEAQGMLEMRISKLEEVVANARVIDESQLDTSKVLIHSSVQLKNTKTGQKMTYKLVAQSEADLKTGKISVDSPIGKGLLGKKAGDKAEIEVPNGNIIFEILDVSRD is encoded by the coding sequence ATGAGTAAAGTATCATATTACACTGAAGAAGGACTAAAAAAGTTGAAAGCAGAATTAGACCAGTTAAGAGATGTTGAACGACCAAAAGCTTCGCAGGCTATTGCTGAGGCTAGAGATAAAGGTGACTTAAGTGAAAATGCTGAGTATGATGCTGCTAAAGAAGCTCAAGGAATGCTTGAGATGAGAATATCTAAACTTGAAGAAGTAGTTGCTAATGCACGTGTGATAGACGAGTCTCAATTAGACACTTCAAAGGTACTTATACACAGTTCTGTACAGCTTAAAAATACTAAAACAGGACAAAAAATGACCTACAAATTAGTCGCTCAAAGTGAAGCCGATTTAAAGACAGGTAAAATTTCTGTCGACTCACCAATCGGAAAAGGACTTTTAGGTAAAAAAGCGGGTGATAAAGCCGAAATTGAAGTCCCAAATGGAAATATCATTTTTGAAATTTTAGACGTCAGTCGAGATTAG
- a CDS encoding ABC transporter ATP-binding protein yields MLKLNHISVFFENTPAFQNIHLTLNEGENLAVIGESGCGKSTLLKSIYGLIDLDKGNISWKGETVKGPKYNLIPGYQHFKFLDQEFNLMPYISVRENIAKHLSRQTPAESKEKILFFLKLLDLEHLKNKKVKNLSSGEKQRVALGRALAKKPELILLDEPFSHIDHFKKHKLRHALFSYFKRENISCIIATHDTEDVLGFSDKTLILKDAQQIDFRATKAIYNRPENMYCASLFGEVNTIKPKEFKLEDEFKTDELIIYPNEIIISNKASLIAEVTDCLFKGNHYKIYIKYKQCNLIIQHHSKVDAKTVNFNLDLNSIKKRLAN; encoded by the coding sequence ATGCTAAAACTCAACCACATCAGCGTATTTTTTGAAAACACGCCAGCCTTTCAAAACATACATCTAACACTCAATGAAGGTGAAAATCTTGCAGTTATCGGCGAAAGCGGTTGTGGAAAAAGCACACTTTTAAAATCGATTTACGGACTAATTGATTTAGATAAAGGCAACATCTCTTGGAAAGGTGAAACTGTAAAAGGCCCTAAATATAATCTAATACCAGGCTATCAACACTTTAAGTTTTTAGATCAGGAATTTAATCTGATGCCTTACATAAGTGTTCGTGAAAATATTGCAAAACATTTATCGCGTCAGACACCTGCCGAGTCTAAAGAAAAAATCTTATTTTTTCTAAAACTTCTAGACTTAGAACACCTCAAAAACAAAAAAGTTAAAAACCTTAGCAGTGGCGAAAAACAACGCGTTGCCTTAGGTCGTGCTTTGGCAAAAAAACCAGAATTAATACTCCTTGACGAACCTTTTAGTCATATAGATCATTTTAAAAAACACAAACTCAGACATGCCTTATTTTCGTATTTTAAGCGTGAAAATATCAGCTGCATTATCGCTACTCACGACACTGAAGATGTTTTAGGTTTTAGCGATAAAACTTTAATTTTAAAAGATGCCCAACAAATTGATTTCAGAGCAACAAAGGCAATTTATAATCGCCCTGAAAATATGTATTGTGCTTCGCTTTTTGGAGAGGTAAATACAATAAAGCCAAAAGAATTTAAACTTGAGGATGAGTTCAAAACTGATGAACTAATTATCTATCCAAATGAAATAATCATTTCTAATAAAGCAAGTCTGATTGCTGAGGTTACCGATTGCTTATTTAAAGGAAATCACTATAAAATTTATATCAAGTACAAGCAGTGTAATTTAATTATACAACATCATAGTAAAGTTGATGCTAAAACTGTTAACTTCAACTTAGACTTAAATTCTATCAAAAAGCGTTTGGCTAATTAA